The proteins below come from a single Oncorhynchus keta strain PuntledgeMale-10-30-2019 chromosome 32, Oket_V2, whole genome shotgun sequence genomic window:
- the LOC118364773 gene encoding LOW QUALITY PROTEIN: potassium voltage-gated channel subfamily A member 1 (The sequence of the model RefSeq protein was modified relative to this genomic sequence to represent the inferred CDS: inserted 1 base in 1 codon) — translation MTDQGMENHDKGGGEAGGEGDKKHLPEEVSESDKETKDQRNKAEKGEKETENNGSEKERVEGKRESCRRSGSLWRGGWALTERLAINVSGMRYETQLRTLAQFPDSLLGDPNRRIRYFDPLRNELFLDRNRNCFDAILYFYQSGGRLRRPANVPLDVFLDELRFYELGEEIMERFKEDEGFPKEEVPALPENEMQRKVWMLFEHPESSSGARIIAIISVMVIVVSIAIFCLETLPDFRNEKELREKFTYQPHPTLPNITILVPPTGSAFHDPFFQVETICIFWFSFELIMRLASXPSKLHFFKDVMNTIDFLAIIPFFVTLGTELARDKTSNKDPGMSLAIIRVIRLVRVFRIFKLSRHSKGLQILGQTLKASLRELALLIFFLFIGVILFSSAVYFAEADSPDTVFTSIPEAFWWAVVSMTTVGYGDMYPTTLGGKLVGSMCAIAGVLTISLPVPVIVSNFSYFYHRETECLEKISEYTHISTSLWEGEDEEGDEGEGDYTPLYVGDCKGICNPLNGTLLSGLCAGQDGWENKGNVYLREPLVTQV, via the exons ATGACAGACCAAGGAATGGAGAACCATGACAAGGGTGGAGGTgaagcaggaggagaaggagacaaGAAACATCTCCCAGAGGAGGTGAGCGAGAGCGACAAGGAGACCAAGGACCAGCGCAACAAGgcggagaagggagagaaggagacagagaataATGGCAGTgaaaaggagagggttgaggggAAAAGGGAAAGCTGTCGTCGCTCAGGCTCCCTGTGGAGGGGGGGCTGGGCCCTGACGGAGCGGCTAGCCATCAACGTGTCGGGGATGCGCTACGAGACACAGCTCCGCACTCTGGCCCAGTTCCCCGACTCCCTCCTGGGGGACCCTAACCGCAGAATTCGCTACTTTGACCCTCTGCGCAATGAGCTGTTCCTGGACCGGAACCGGAACTGCTTTGACGCCATCCTCTACTTCTACCAGTCTGGCGGGCGGCTGCGGCGGCCTGCCAACGTGCCCCTGGATGTGTTCTTGGATGAGCTGCGCTTCTATGAGCTTGGTGAGGAGATCATGGAACGCTTCAAGGAGGATGAGGGCTTCCCCAAGGAGGAGGTGCCTGCGCTGCCTGAGAACGAGATGCAGAGGAAGGTTTGGATGCTTTTTGAGCACCCAGAATCCTCCTCGGGCGCACGCATCATCGCCATCATCAGCGTCATGGTCATTGTGGTGTCCATCGCCATCTTCTGCTTGGAGACGCTGCCTGACTTCAGGAACGAGAAGGAGCTCCGAGAG aaaTTCACCTACCAGCCCCATCCTACCCTCCCCAACATCACCATCCTGGTCCCTCCCACTGGCAGTGCTTTCCATGACCCCTTCTTCCAGGTGGAGACCATATGTATCTTCTGGTTCTCCTTTGAGCTCATTATGCGCTTAGCCA TCCCCAGTAAGCTCCACTTCTTCAAGGACGTGATGAACACTATCGACTTCCTCGCCATCATTCCCTTCTTCGTCACTCTGGGCACAGAGCTGGCCAGGGACAAAACCTCCAACAAGGACCCGGGCATGTCTTTGGCCATCATCAGGGTCATTAGGCTGGTCAGGGTGTTCAGGATCTTCAAGCTGTCGCGTCACTCCAAGGGCCTGCAGATCCTGGGCCAGACTCTGAAGGCCAGCCTGAGAGAGCTGGCCCTGCTCATCTTCTTCCTCTTCATCGGAGTCATCCTCTTCTCCAGCGCTGTCTACTTCGCCGAGGCGGACAGCCCCGACACGGTGTTCACCAGCATCCCTGAGGCCTTCTGGTGGGCCGTGGTCTCCATGACGACAGTGGGCTACGGGGACATGTACCCTACGACTCTGGGGGGCAAGCTGGTGGGCTCCATGTGTGCCATCGCTGGTGTGCTCACCATCTCCCTGCCAGTCCCCGTCATTGTGTCCAACTTCAGCTACTTCTATCACCGAGAGACGGAGTGTCTCGAGAAAATCAGTGAGTACACCCACATCAGCacctctctctgggagggtgaggatgaggagggagacgaAGGGGAGGGAGATTACACTCCCCTGTATGTGGGCGACTGCAAGGGAATCTGTAACCCCCTCAATGGGACACTGCTGTCAGGACTGTGTGCGGGGCAGGACGGGTGGGAGAACAAAGGCAACGTGTACCTCAGGGAACCCCTGGTCACTCAGGTGTGA